The Acidimicrobiales bacterium DNA segment CTGGCCGGCCTGCACGTCGACGGCCGCACCCTCGCCGGCGCCGTCGTCGGCCGGGCGCTGCACGAGGGCGTGTTCGGGGTGGACGAGGCCCTGGCCGTCGCCCGGTACCGGCGGTGAGCGCGTGAGGGCAGCCAGGGTCGTCCCGTGCCTCGACGTCGACGCCGGGCGGGTGGTGAAGGGCGTGCGCTTCGTCGGCCTGCGCGACGCCGGCGACCCCGTCGAGCTGGCCGCCCGCTACGACGCCGAGGGCGCCGACGAGCTGGTGTTCCTCGACATCACGGCCTCGTCGGAGGCGAGGGGCACGATCGTGCACGTCGCCCGGCGCACGGCCGAGCAGGTGTTCATCCCGTTCACGGTGGGCGGCGGCATCCGGGAGGTCGACGACGCCCGCCGGCTACTGCGGGCCGGGGCCGACAAGGTGTCGGTCAACACGGCGGCCGTCGAGCGGCCCGGCCTGGTGGGGGAGCTGGCCGTCGAGTTCGGCGCCCAGTGCGTGGTCGTGGCCGTCGACGCCAGGGCGGTGCCCGGGGCGGACGGCCGCTGGGAGGTCGTCACCCACGGCGGGCGCCGGCGGACCGGGCTCGACGCCGTCGCCTGGGCCGCCGAGTGCGAGCGGCGGGGGGCGGGCGAGGTCCTGCTCACGTCGATGGACCGGGATGGCACGAGGGACGGGTTCGACCTGGCCCTCACGAGGGCGGTGACGTCGGCCGTCGGCGTGCCCGTCGTGGCGAGCGGCGGGGTGGGCACGCTCGACCACCTGGCCGAGGGCGTGCTGGAGGGCGGCGCCGACGCCGTGCTGGCCGCCTCGATCTTCCACTTCGGCGAGCACACGGTGGCCGAGGCCAAGGCCCACCTGGCGGCCAGGGGCGTCGTGGTCCGCCCCCCGGGCTGAGGCGGTACCTTCGGGGCGTGCCTGCACCCGACGCGGACGTCAACGGGAAGGTCCCGATCAAGATGCTCAACGACCGGGTGCTCGTCGGCACGCCGACGTCGGAGGGCGAGCGCCGGTCCACCGGCGGCATCCTCATCCCGGCGACGGCGCAGGTCGGCAAGCGCCTGACGTGGGCCGAGGTCGTCGCCGTCGGGCCCAACGTGCGGACCATGGAGCCGGGCGACCAGGTGCTGTTCAACCCCGAGGACCGCTACGAGGTCGAGGTGCGGGGCCGGGAGTACGTGATCCTCCGGGAGCGGGACATCCACGCCGTGGCCGCCGGGCGCCTCGAGCAGGGCAGCACCGGCCTGTACCTGTAGCGGACCGGTGGACCGCGTCGACGCCGCGGTCGTCGTCCTCACCGCCGTCCTCGTCGTCGTCGCAACCCAGGTGAGCGACTTCGCCGGCGCCTTCGCGGTGGTGGCGGCCGGCGCCTCGCTGGTGGCCGTCAACCACGTGGTGCCCCGGCGGCCCCGGCTCGTCGTCGAGTACCGGAACCCGGACGCCGGCGGACGCCCCGAGGTGTGGGCCGACCCGCCCTGCTCGGTGCACGTCTACGTGCGCAACGACGGCCGCGGGTCGGCGGAGGGCGTCGAGGTCCGCTTCGATGGGCTCGGCGCGGCGACCGTGTCGAACGAGGTGGGGAGCCCGCCCGGCCCGGCGCTGGACATCTCGACCAGCCCGCTCCTCTACACGGCCTGCGGCCGCGTGCTGAACCCAGGCCAGGAGTGGTGCATCGCCCGGCTGGAGTGGGCGGCGCACCACCGGGCGACCGGCGGGAGCGCCGTGTGGCGGGCGTGGGCCAAGGGCGCCCCCGAGCGGACGGGAACGGTCAGGGTCCGCCTCGTCGACCAGGCGGCCTAGGCGAACGGCGAGCGGGGGCGCTCCTGGCGGACGCCGTCGATCGTGACGTCGACCTTTTCGTCGTAGAACGCCACCTTGCCGGCGATGCGCAGGCTCTCGGGCAGCGGCGCCGGGTAGCCCCACACGACGTCCTCGTGGACCGTGTCGCCCACCCGCACCGACCAGTACGACGCCTCGCCCTTGTACGGGCACCGGGTCCTCGTCGCCGACGGCTCCAGCAGGTCCATGCGGACGTCGACCTTGGGCAGGTACCAGCGCGTCGGCAGGCCGGTCTCGAACAGGGCGTGGGCGTGGGTGGAGTCGGCCACGGCCACCCCGTCGACCTCGACGACGACGTGGCGGGACGACGGCAGCACGTCCACCCGGTGGTACGGGTCGCGGACGTGGGCGAAGATCTCCTCGTCCTCCTCGAACCAGGCGTCGACGTCCTCGAAGGCGAACGACACGTGCCCGGCGAGGGGCTCGTCGGCCGGGTCGGGGCGGCGGGCCTTGTCGACCACGTCGGCGGCGACGTCCTCGGCGGGGTACCAGTACACGGGCGCCCACGGCCGCTCCCACACGAGCCAGGCCCTGGTGGTGTCGACCACCGGCACGCCGCCCAGGTAGGCGCGCACCCGCTTGGCCGACCGCTCCATCCTCGGCTTCTCCATGGAAGGGCCAACCCTCGGCAGGGGCGGCGCCATTCCGCCGTGGGATCATCGCCGCGTGCCGCTGACGTCGTCCGCCTGGCCCGCCGACACCAGCGAGCCGGTCCTCGACCTCACCGTCGGCGACCTGCTCAGGGAGGCGGCGGCGGCCGCGCCCGACCGCACCGCGCTCGTCGCCGGCATGCCCGACCCGGCCGGCCGGCGCCGGTGGACCTACGCGGAGGTGCTCGACCAGGCCGAGCGGGCGGCCAGGGCGCTGCTCGAGCGGTACGACCCGGGCGAGCGGGTGGCCGTGTGGGCGCCCAACGTCCCCGAGTGGGTGCTGCTCGAGCTGGCGGCCGCGCTGGCCGGCCTCGTCCTCGTCACCGTGAACCCCTCCTACCGGGCGGCCGAGCTGGTCCACGTCCTGCGCCAGTCCAGGGCGTCGGGGATCTTCCTCGCCCCCGAGTTCCGGGGGAACCCGATGGCCGCCACCCTCGAGCAGGTGAGGCCCGACCTCCCCGCCCTGCGGGACGTGGTGCCGTTCCCGGCCTGGGACGGGTTCGTCGCCTCGGCGCCGGCGTCGGCCCCGCTGCCGGCCGTGCGGCCCGGCGACCCCGTCCAGATCCAGTACACGTCGGGGACGACCGGGTTCCCGAAGGGCGCCCTGCTCCACCACCGCGGGATCACCAACAACGCCCGGTTCACGGCCGAGCGCTTCGAGGTGGCCGACGGCGACGTGTGGCTCAACCCGATGCCGCTGTTCCACACCGGCGGGTGCGTGCTGGCCGTGCTCGGCGCGCTGTGGCGGCGGGCCACCCACGTGGCCGTCCACGCCTTCGACCCCGCCCTGATGCTCGACCTCGCCGAGACGGAGCGGGCGAACGTGGCCGGCGGCGTGCCGACCATGCTCCTCGCCATGATGGAGCGGCCCGAGCTGCGGTCGACGGACCTGTCGTCGCTGCGGTCGGTGCTGTCGGGCGGGTCGACCGTCCCGGCCGACCTCGTGCGCCGCATCGAGGCCGCCCTCGGGCTGCGCTTCGGCATCGTCTACGGCCAGACCGAGGCGTCGCCGGTCATCACCCAGACCCGGCTCGACGACACGCCCGAGGACAAGGCCGAGACCATCGGGCAGCCGTCGCCCCAGCAGGACGTGAAGGTCGTCGACCCGGCCACCGGCGAGACGGTGCCGACCGGGGTGCTCGGCGAGATCTGCTGCCGGGGCTACAACGTGATGCTCGGCTACTTCGAGCTGCCGGAGGCGACGGCCGAGACGATCGACGGCGACGGGTGGCTCCACACCGGCGACCTCGGGACCATGGACGACCGGGGCTACTGCCGGATCGAGGGCCGCCTGAAGGACATGATCATCCGGGGCGGCGAGAACCTGTACCCGCGGGAGATCGAGGAGCTGCTGTTCACCCACCCGGCGGTGGCCGACGTGGCCGTGGTCGGCGTGCCCGACGAGCGCTGGGGCGAGGAGGTGGCGGCCGTGGTGCGCCGGGCGCCGGGCCACGAGGCCGTGTCCGAGCAGGAGCTGCGGGCCTTCGTGCGCGACCGCCTGGCCCCCCAGAAGGCGCCTCGCGTGTGGGCGTTCGTCGACGAGTTCCCGCTGACGGCCAGCGGCAAGGTGCAGAAGTTCGTGCTGCGCGAGCGGTTCGTGAAGGGCGACTGGTAACGACCCGCCCGAACGTCGCAGATCGCCGGCGGTACCCTCGGGCCCGTCGGGCGTCCCCGGGGAGGCGGTCGGTGCGGGCAGGGCGGCTGGTGGCGGTGGTGGCGGTCGGCGCGCTCGCGCTGTGCGGGTGCGGGACGGGCGAGGTGGGCCACGCCGGCCGGGAGGCACCGGTCGCAGGGACGGGCGGCCTCGACGGGATCGCCGTCGGCTCGTCGTTCACGACGGCGGTCGTCGCCACCGACGACGGCGTCGTGGTCGTCGACGGGACGGCCGACACCGGCGACGCCACCGGGCTCGTCGCCCATTCCGGCGGCGCCGCCGTGCCGGCGCCCATCGACGGGCCCGTCGCCAACCTCGGCGCCTGGTGGACCGGCCGGGAGGTCGTGGTCGTCGGGCTCCCGTGCCCGGGGTGGGACCCGGCGACCATCGGCGACCACACGTGGACGCTCGTGTGCGGGTCGGGCCGGCACGTCGTCCTCGCCCTCGACCCGGCCGAGCGGACCTGGCGGACGGTGGCCGACGGGGTCGACGGCGGCCCCGAGGGCGGGCTGTACCTGGCCGCCGCGGCCGGCGAACGAGCCCTGCTCCGGCGGGACGCCTTCCCCCTCGTGGTGCTCGACGCGGCGAGCGGCGAGGTGACCGTGCCGCCCGGCCTGCCCGACGAGCGGGTCGACGTCGCCTGCCCGGCGGGCGACACGTTCCTCGCCGTCCTCGGCGACGAGGCCGGCGCGCTCGGCACCGTTCCCGGACAGGCGCTCCCCGGCCTCGGCGGCACCCGGGCCTGGCGCCTCGTCGACGGCGCATGGGCGGCGGTCGAGGTGCCGCCCACGACGGTGACCGTCCCGCTCACGACGCCGCTGGCCTGCGCGGACGGGACCGTGCTGTTCGCGCCGGCGCTCCCCGCGGCGGCGGCCGGGCTCCCCGCCCTGGCCGTCGACGACGCGGGGGCGACGTGGACGACCTTCACGCTCGACGGGCTCCCGGGCGCGGCCGACCCCGGCCGGCTGCCCCGGCTGATGACGCCGGGCGGGCAGCTCGTGGCGTGGGTGCCGCACGGCGACGACCCGGGGTGGGACGCGTTCGTCCGGGACGGCGAACGGTGGCGGCCGGTCGGGTCGACGGACCGGGCCGACGTGCCCGACGCCGCCCTGGTCGCCGTGCACGGCGACGACCTCGTGTTCGTCGCCGGCGACGACAGCGGCACCGTCACCGCTCCGTGACGGCCACCCCCGGCGTGTCGCCCGGGCGGCGGCCGCCGCCCTGGCCGGCACCGTCGCCGGCGTCGGCGGCGACGTCGACCTGCGGCCGTCCCCGCCCGGGCCGCCCGTAGCATGGCCGCCATGCCCGCCGCCACCCCGATCGCCGCCACCGACGACCAGCTGGCGCTGGTGCGGTGGAACGCCGACGGGCTCGTCCCGGCCGTCGTGCAGGAGCAGGGGACGGGCGAGGTGCTGATGCTGGCCTGGATGGACGAGGAGGCGCTGCGCCGCACCCTCTCCACCGGGCGGACGTGGTTCTGGTCCCGGTCCCGCGGCGAGTACTGGTGCAAGGGCGAGACCTCGGGCGACCGGCAGTGGGTGCGCCGGGCCGCCGTCGACTGCGACGGCGACACGATCCTCGTCGTCGTGGAGCAGGAGGGCCGGGGCGCCTGCCACACCGGCGAGCGCACCTGCTTCCACCGCGACTTCGGGGGCTGACGCCGTGCCGGCGCCGCTCGGCCGGGC contains these protein-coding regions:
- the hisF gene encoding imidazole glycerol phosphate synthase subunit HisF, coding for MRAARVVPCLDVDAGRVVKGVRFVGLRDAGDPVELAARYDAEGADELVFLDITASSEARGTIVHVARRTAEQVFIPFTVGGGIREVDDARRLLRAGADKVSVNTAAVERPGLVGELAVEFGAQCVVVAVDARAVPGADGRWEVVTHGGRRRTGLDAVAWAAECERRGAGEVLLTSMDRDGTRDGFDLALTRAVTSAVGVPVVASGGVGTLDHLAEGVLEGGADAVLAASIFHFGEHTVAEAKAHLAARGVVVRPPG
- a CDS encoding co-chaperone GroES codes for the protein MPAPDADVNGKVPIKMLNDRVLVGTPTSEGERRSTGGILIPATAQVGKRLTWAEVVAVGPNVRTMEPGDQVLFNPEDRYEVEVRGREYVILRERDIHAVAAGRLEQGSTGLYL
- a CDS encoding DUF427 domain-containing protein, which translates into the protein MEKPRMERSAKRVRAYLGGVPVVDTTRAWLVWERPWAPVYWYPAEDVAADVVDKARRPDPADEPLAGHVSFAFEDVDAWFEEDEEIFAHVRDPYHRVDVLPSSRHVVVEVDGVAVADSTHAHALFETGLPTRWYLPKVDVRMDLLEPSATRTRCPYKGEASYWSVRVGDTVHEDVVWGYPAPLPESLRIAGKVAFYDEKVDVTIDGVRQERPRSPFA
- a CDS encoding AMP-binding protein produces the protein MPLTSSAWPADTSEPVLDLTVGDLLREAAAAAPDRTALVAGMPDPAGRRRWTYAEVLDQAERAARALLERYDPGERVAVWAPNVPEWVLLELAAALAGLVLVTVNPSYRAAELVHVLRQSRASGIFLAPEFRGNPMAATLEQVRPDLPALRDVVPFPAWDGFVASAPASAPLPAVRPGDPVQIQYTSGTTGFPKGALLHHRGITNNARFTAERFEVADGDVWLNPMPLFHTGGCVLAVLGALWRRATHVAVHAFDPALMLDLAETERANVAGGVPTMLLAMMERPELRSTDLSSLRSVLSGGSTVPADLVRRIEAALGLRFGIVYGQTEASPVITQTRLDDTPEDKAETIGQPSPQQDVKVVDPATGETVPTGVLGEICCRGYNVMLGYFELPEATAETIDGDGWLHTGDLGTMDDRGYCRIEGRLKDMIIRGGENLYPREIEELLFTHPAVADVAVVGVPDERWGEEVAAVVRRAPGHEAVSEQELRAFVRDRLAPQKAPRVWAFVDEFPLTASGKVQKFVLRERFVKGDW
- the hisI gene encoding phosphoribosyl-AMP cyclohydrolase, which produces MPAATPIAATDDQLALVRWNADGLVPAVVQEQGTGEVLMLAWMDEEALRRTLSTGRTWFWSRSRGEYWCKGETSGDRQWVRRAAVDCDGDTILVVVEQEGRGACHTGERTCFHRDFGG